Proteins encoded together in one Triticum dicoccoides isolate Atlit2015 ecotype Zavitan chromosome 7B, WEW_v2.0, whole genome shotgun sequence window:
- the LOC119342236 gene encoding putative F-box/FBD/LRR-repeat protein At1g78760 encodes MAEASGDGSMQDRISALPDELLIHVLSHLRSREAVQTCVLARRWRDLWQWVPCIDVSFKEFADVPYEDDDEDDFEFKKFVNRLLMLRRPVDLEAFRLEYRLPTDTEYPEDDSADANLWIAHALQYKAQAVKVVDYNDRLHVAPAVFTSAYLKRLHICHAFLLQGFFKHLDMGCPVLEDLFVSNTSIQHRDIFSNTLKYLTLTDDIIHGPEHDHQPSISAPKLISLSVDGSPSGPRLPILKNMTSLETASIVLVRGLISNCNADDIKQFLGELSHVRSLDLCYGVEKVEIEKNYRWCPTFRNLTDLTLHSWCVHGDFYALIVFLQNSPSLKKLTLELNEHWYENGVIRAITGELEDRSFTCEQLEIVEIICSEGNELLPWVNQFLLDSGIRPDQMRVIYED; translated from the exons ATGGCGGAGGCGTCGGGCGACGGGAGCATGCAAGACAGGATCAGCGCCCTCCCGGACGAGCTCCTCATCCATGTTCTCTCCCATCTGCGCTCACGCGAAGCTGTGCAGACATGCGTGCTGGCACGGCGCTGGCGGGACCTCTGGCAGTGGGTGCCCTGCATCGACGTGTCTTTCAAGGAATTCGCAGACGTGCCgtatgaagatgatgatgaagacgacttTGAGTTCAAGAAGTTCGTCAACCGTTTGCTGATGCTCCGTAGACCCGTTGACCTGGAGGCGTTCCGGCTCGAGTACAGGTTGCCGACCGACACCGAGTACCCTGAAGATGACTCCGCCGATGCCAACCTATGGATCGCCCATGCGTTACAGTACAAGGCTCAGGCTGTCAAGGTTGTAGATTACAACGATCGTTTGCATGTCGCTCCTGCGGTATTCACTTCAGCGTACTTGAAAAGACTGCACATCTGCCATGCTTTTCTGCTCCAAGGTTTCTTTAAGCACCTCGACATGGGCTGCCCAGTATTGGAGGATCTATTCGTATCGAATACCAGCATTCAGCACCGTGATATTTTCTCCAATACACTGAAGTATTTGACCCTCACTGATGACATTATCCACGGACCTGAGCATGATCACCAGCCTTCTATTTCTGCTCCAAAGCTCATTTCTCTGTCTGTCGACGGGAGTCCTTCTGGGCCCAGGCTACCTATACTAAAGAACATGACATCTCTAGAGACGGCGTCAATCGTACTTGTACGGGGGTTAATCAGTAATTGTAATGCTGATGATATCAAGCAGTTTCTTGGAGAGCTCTCTCATGTTAGAAGTTTGGACCTCTGTTATGGCGTCGAAAAG GTGGAGATTGAAAAGAATTACAGATGGTGCCCAACATTTCGTAATCTTACAGACCTGACGCTTCATAGTTGGTGTGTGCATGGGGATTTCTATGCACTGATAGTCTTCCTTCAGAACTCACCTAGTCTTAAGAAGCTAACTCTTGAACTAAACGAG CATTGGTATGAAAATGGGGTTATACGTGCAATCACTGGCGAGCTGGAGGATAGATCATTTACATGTGAGCAGCTTGAGATTGTTGAAATCATATGCTCGGAGGGAAATGAGCTGCTACCTTGGGTGAATCAGTTCTTGCTTGATAGTGGCATAAGGCCTGATCAGATGCGTGTCATTTATGAGGACTAA